The DNA sequence TGAAAAATTCCTGTTTACCGGATTTGCAGATATGGAAGTCGCTGAAGTCATTGAATATACGGGACTATCGGAAAGTGCAGCCCAACGGGCTATGACCCGTGAATTCTCCGAACCCCTGATTTGGCAGGACTCGGCACATCAATTGCGTAAGTTTGAAGCACTGATTGCCAATCATGGTCTACGGCTGCTGCGTGGCGGCCGGTTTGTGCATGTGATTGGTGCGTGTGACAAAGGAAAATGTCTGCAATGGTTTCGCAACTGGTTTGCATCGTCTGATCAACGTGTGCCTCGATTTGTGGCGCTGGGCGACAGTCAGAATGATGTAGCCATGCTGAAAACAGCAGACATCGCAGTCATTGTGCGCTCTTCCCATCATGAACCTCCTGATCTTGAACAGCAGTCTGCGGTCATAATCACTGACAAAACCGGTCCGCAAGGCTGGGCCACTGCGTTGACCCAAATACTGGATGACGAGCAAATCTGATCATCCCGTGTTGTTGCGCTCAAACATTGATCATGGAGATCTGGTATGGGAGACTTCTACCAAAACGGAATTATTACGACCCTGCATAATCTCTCTTCCCGATCGCTGGAAGAGATGGAAGCGGAACTGCTCCAGTTTTCCAAAATCCGCCCCATGAGCCTGGTGCTTCCCTGTCTCTACAGCGAACTGGAAGGCCCGGCCCTCGATAAAATTGTTACGGAACTCGCACAGGTCAATTACCTGCAGGAAATTGTGATTGGCCTCGATCGGGCCGACGAAAATCAATATAAACATGCGATCCAGTTCTTCAGCCGCCTGCCTCAGAAACATCGTATTCTCTGGAATGACGGCCCCCGCCTGCAGGAAGTCAACACACTGCTGCAGAACCAGGGACTGGCACCCAACGAACTCGGAAAAGGCTGTAACGTCTGGTTCTGTCTCGGGTATGTCCTCGCACAGGGGACCGCCTCATCCGTCGCACTGCACGACTGCGATATTCTGACTTACGATCGCAGCATGCTCGCACGACTGATCTACCCGGTCGCCAACCCCAGCTTCAACTACCAGTTCTGCAAAGGCTATTATGCCCGCGTGGCGGATAATAAAATGAACGGTCGCGTCACCCGACTGCTGGTGACTCCCCTGCTCCGCGCGTTAAAGAAAA is a window from the Gimesia benthica genome containing:
- a CDS encoding glycosyltransferase family protein, which encodes MGDFYQNGIITTLHNLSSRSLEEMEAELLQFSKIRPMSLVLPCLYSELEGPALDKIVTELAQVNYLQEIVIGLDRADENQYKHAIQFFSRLPQKHRILWNDGPRLQEVNTLLQNQGLAPNELGKGCNVWFCLGYVLAQGTASSVALHDCDILTYDRSMLARLIYPVANPSFNYQFCKGYYARVADNKMNGRVTRLLVTPLLRALKKILGSLDYLEYLDSYRYPLAGEFSFRTDVINDIRIPSDWGLEIGVLSEVKRNYSTNRLCQVDIADRYDHKHQQLSVDDAQAGLSKMSIDISKGIFRKLATNGVVFSTETFRSIKATYYRIALDFIETYRNDAIINGLALDVHNEEKAVELFAENVLKAGIHFLDNPMETPFIPSWNRVQSAVPDIFTRLCTAVDDDYREFA
- a CDS encoding HAD-IIB family hydrolase, producing the protein MNAQTPHQPTTTPPLVIMTDLDGTLLDHDTYSYAPAIPVMERLKAAGIPLMLNTSKTAAELMSLRHELENSDPYIVENGSALYLPTHFLTENSAQNSGDQVHILGAVRSEILTLIQKIRVDEKFLFTGFADMEVAEVIEYTGLSESAAQRAMTREFSEPLIWQDSAHQLRKFEALIANHGLRLLRGGRFVHVIGACDKGKCLQWFRNWFASSDQRVPRFVALGDSQNDVAMLKTADIAVIVRSSHHEPPDLEQQSAVIITDKTGPQGWATALTQILDDEQI